The stretch of DNA GGCATCCATGGTGCAAACCACACGGCCTGTAGTTTCCTTAAACCCTACATTCAGCGCCGCCGATTTCCCGTAGTTTCGGTTAAACCGAATGCCGCGCAAATGCGTGTTCTCTTGCGCAAGTTCCTGAATTACCTCCCACGAGTCATCCGTGGAGCCATCATCAATCAATAGTACTTCGTAAGTCAACCCATGTTGCGCTAGCACACGGTGAATCCAGCGCGTTAGCTCAGGCAATGACTCAGCCTCATTGAGTAGCGGAATTACAATCGACAGCTCAACGGGAAAATGGTGCGACAGACGCTTACTCAAACTCGGGACGGGTGTGTTTAGTGATGGCAGAGATGATCAGCGAAAAAATAAAGCCGAATAGCAATGTCCCTAAAATGGCTCCAATAAGCATAAATGGACCATTCGTGAATTTTGCTGCCATACCTAGGGCTTGATCTATTTGCTCGTCATTCAGTTTCCCTTGTGCCTCCATTTCAGCACGGGCACGCTCCATTGAACGCGTCAAAAACTCAGTATCTACAAAGTTGATGTAAACGTAGCTTACAATACCATTAAGCAAACCAGTTATTGCCGAAAGCAGTGAACCAATGCCTAAGCCCTGGCTATAGCTCATAAA from Hymenobacter taeanensis encodes:
- a CDS encoding DUF4199 domain-containing protein, which codes for MENTTTPVSPSSAGIRYGLITGLVTVIVTLAINMSGLEQSPAKWLSFLVLLAGIWMAHTYFKQHNNGFMSYSQGLGIGSLLSAITGLLNGIVSYVYINFVDTEFLTRSMERARAEMEAQGKLNDEQIDQALGMAAKFTNGPFMLIGAILGTLLFGFIFSLIISAITKHTRPEFE